The nucleotide window GCAAATTTCAGTTCTTATGTACATACCTTCTAAGAACACTTTAAACAGCACCTTCATTCTTTCTGATATTTGGTTCAATGTTACTTATAATCTGTTTACCGATCGACAGGAAATAAGGAAGTATCTAGGAAGGTAGAAGTCGTTAATGTAGGTGGAGAGGCAAAAGAACGAGCCTGTGATTCTCTGTTGATGTGCATTGTTACGACTCTAAATCAAGGTTTAAGGAATGGCGGTGGTATAGGAGATATATTGAGAGCTCCGTCAAGCGCGGTGAGAGTCAAATGTCTGTTACTCGGATTTATTTTACCGTGACGATAAATTGTGCATGCAGGCgttgaacaaataaaaaacttcTTTATGGTTCTATATGTACATTTATGTATTTTCAGGAAGCTTTATTCGTTCCCAGAGTTGTGTACgatcttctcttcttcttcatcgtaATTATTATCGTACTGAATTTAATATTTGGTGTGATCATCGACACGTTTGCCGATCTTAGATCGGAGAAACAGCAAAAAGAACTGATACTCAAAAGCACGTGCTTCATTTGTGGTACGTACCCTAGAAAATTGCGTCGAAAAGCAATTAGTGATCTCACGATTACTTCGGTAATGGGTAAATAATCAAATGACAAAACAATATTGGCTTCATGCTTAAATgatatttatcaaaaaatcattgcaACGCTTTCaacttaattttttactacaatCATACAATGCTCTAGTATTTGAGCATGTTATTTTTGAATCCCtctttaaattaaattttacaatttacgCGTCTTCTCTCTTTActattgaaaacattttttttttttcttaccatcgtcgcataaatcaatttttcattagtttttgcatacatacattcttttacTTGACAGGAGAATACAAATGTAGTAGCCTGAGTAATCGAAGATTGCTTTTAAATGGGGTTAAGCTTCGAATTATTTTGATTACTctgattataaatttataattctgCTTTCAAAGACTCTTTGAACAAGTGCCAAATATTCTTTTGAATTGGTTCCAATTATAGGTATCAAACGGTATAACTACGCTACATTTTTCACACCAAATCAGATGGTTTCCTAGAAGAATTTCGAATTCATCAGTTCTACTTTTTTGACCAGAGCAATTAATACCTGGAAACTGTCTGATGTTGATTGATTAAATGAGTCTTCTTTTCGTAAGGCATGGCTGCACCGTTCGATACCGTTCTGCAATGGCTTTGCTTGTTTTTGTGATCAACGAAATGATAGCATTTTCGATTTTGTAGGATTGAACAGATCGGCATTTGACAACAAGACCGTGTCATTTGAGGAGCATGTAAAACACGAGCACAACATGTGGCATTACCTATATTTCATAGTACTGGTGAAAGTGAAAGACCCGACCGAGTTTACAGGTCCTGAATCATACGTGTACGCGATGGTTAAGGTAATAGTTCGTAGAGCTTTCAAAagtacatttatatataccaATTATGTCAATGTATGTAAGCTCTATGCACTTTCACAGGATCGTAATCTTGAATGGTTTCCACGACTGAGAGCAAAGTCTCTGGCCGCTGATGAAGGGGAAGGTGAACAAGTAGAGCTGAGAAGTTTACAATCTCAACTTGAGTCGACTCAACATTTGGTCAAATGTTTATCTCAGCAACTGACTGAGCTTCGTGACCAAGTAATGTGTTCAAATCTAATTAATAAATTCCCAAGTTTCGAGACTTTAAAGATTCTGTTATTTCATTGTTGCTTAGAAATACTTCTAATATTATACGTTCTCTAAATTTAGATGACCGAACAACGAAAGCAGAGGCAACGCCAGGGTTTGTTGAATTCGTCGGCAATATTACACAGCATGCCCATGTAAACATCAGACAATGAGCAATAGATTTGACGAAGACTGTGAAATCGCGATAACATCGTTCGGAAACGAATCATACGATGCAGAAAGGAgtaaagtggaaaaaaaaacagaaaagttgaaagaaaatgatatcAGCCGAATCGCGAATGGCTGTTATAAACGGAATGAAAAACGGTTTCTGTTCCTAATCAGTGGAAGCATTTCTttactattattaattttcgtttcgtcgTTGGAACCTTACTTTTATTATCTGttgcatttgaaatttatagaaTCTTAGTGTTGGCATGACCTTTAGAAGGATAATAATTTCTTATCGCATAAGTTCACAGTATACGAATCCATAATGATAATCTTGACGAGTTGCCTCTTTATCGGATAGTTTCGAAACTCAAACATGTCTGTAAGAAAAGATTTACATATTCGAAAgttacgatatttttattgaatttaatattattcatcaatCACGCAACATTGTtctacaatcatttttcaaactagaGTGATATTGATTATACGCACAAATAGGTTGTATttttgatataattatatttcttttgttttaagatagaattattttaaaactACGAAACACGAACGCGTACCTATCTACCTACCCAAATCCTAATTTGTACGCTACTCGTCACATTAAGTCCTCATGGTACGATCGTTAAGTAGGATTTTGCAGAAATATGTAGAAGACTGTCTGTGAAAGGGAACGATGTGAGAAAAGAGCCTGTTTTACAATACGCACAAAGcgtttgtatatatgtatgcatgtatgtgtgtgtgtgcgtgtgtgtgaaacctgattcaaatttcgaaagaCACACGGTTATACCAATTGTTCCAGTCTCTGTGTATACTTGATGTTGGGATGGCGagaatttgacaaaaaattaatacgtGACTGGATGAAATAGACGTGCCAATCAAATTAATGCGATACTCAATTCTTTGtccaatttctttttcccgTTGAGTGATTATTTCATATGCACAGATATACTGGATGGTTTTTAACAATCTCGACGTGTTGTAAATTACATGTCATTGAACATATTTACGTGataagaaatttgaaagtcTAATATGTATCTGGACCGTCTGGATAGCAAATATTTCCGTCGTTTTTTTCCTGATAttagtactcacaaaaaaccTATACGCATTTTTCGTAATGATTAATTCGCGTTAACGGAAAATTCtgttttcttcaactttttattgtgaaaaaagaaagtaataTTTAAGTAAACATTGACCAATTCATCGAATATCGAAAGCAGAAAGTTAATCCATATGTTAATATTTCACTTACCTGCAAACATTTGTAGTTTTATTTCACATACTTCAGTCTAaagattataaatatttttagattaaATATAGAGTACTTAAATTCAAAAGGGAAGCCCGATGAACGGACTCTCCTCTAACATTAGTAATCGTATAATAACTGTGAGTGAACAAAAGGGAAataaaatcgattaatttataaataaacataaacGAACACCGTAATATTTAGAATTCAACGACGCTAGAAAAGTTCTCGTCAAGTTTAGAATACTACGTTTTCGTTAAAGATTAACCGCGATTGTTCATCGACGCACTTAATTGGGtcgttaaatatatataattaactGTTCAATATTTGCGTTTACATCGCATATCAAAACTTATACTGAAAGTAGACAATCAATCTTTCGaagtagataaataaatagatggTAAGAAAGTAAAaggtgaaatataaaatactaCGTAAATAAGGAAACGCAATCGACGTTATATACcgtgaatataataataacaagaacaacaacaacaacaataatatagTAATAATGTAACCTCAGCTGCGCTTAAGTCACATTTATAGAGAACAAAATAAACATAATCAAATTCAAAGAATTGTGACAATGGATCGAATATAGTAAagctgttgaaaaataaaaaaaaaaaatgacttttCGTAGTGGTatataattgatgaataaaaattgaagccaccataaaaaaaaatattgaaattttttaatctgtAGACTTGTAATTGTTAAAGAATGTAGATTTGAGTTGAGTTGAATAATAAAGGAAATGGGTACGTGTGTTCCGTACgaactgcatttttttttctatcaatcaTTAATTCTTAATTAGGTActtcgaaaatccaaaaatcaaattataaaCGTGCACGTATTCTATCTACACGTTTACTTCAATTATGTATTCGATCTTTAATATTACCAACTTGtagcagaaattttttttccgacttACTGTAAAATTACTTGGAAATTCAAATCTGTCGATATCTCTGACGTTGATCTGACATTGTATAATACGTAACATATGCGTGATAAATGATCTGTGCGATTTGCGTATAGGATAAGGGTTTaaaatacgtaggtataaaatAGTTGTCTATAGTTGTTTGGCAGATTAGTGCGCATCTAGATGATACCGtttagtaataataaattgaaagtaACATAATAAAGTAATATTCAGAAATATGATgtatatgaaattattttgcgTTGATCGATTCTCAAAATACTTCAACGGAATCATATGTcactcaaatatttttcacgtcATAATAATGGCATGTGGCCATGTTTATGTGGCATTGGAAGTTATTGAAATCAACAGCTTACAAACGCCGTTGATATTTTGGCgaatgatattttatattaaCCGCCTTTTTAGGATTCCGTACCTTCATAGGTAAAAATCGGAACCGTTACAGGGTCATTTCATTGTCCGTCTGTCCGACTGTCAGGAccttttttgttcaaattaatGCCAAATACTAAGGTCTACGATCCCTTGgtggtgtaaaaaataaaaagtcacgtatttttatacttgcACACTCACGATCTTGACATTTGGAGAGAATCAAGTTCTCACGGCacaagtaaagaaaaaaaagtccgAAAGTAGTTAATTTGTAGTTATataacgcaaaaaaaaaagaagaaaataattgagtTCCTACAGAACCCTCGGGGCGCAAATCCTACTCACATATCCGGTTTTTTAGCATTAGCATGCAAATTGGTTCGTTACTCGATAATGTTTAAATTtaggaattttattttactcgcAGTACAGAGTTTGAATATTTGACCTTATAATGATAGCTTGAGTGAGAACGAATCTTACAATATTCtggtaaatttatataaaacaaAGATCACACATACTTACGTCATAAGCATTTGAAAGTAAACTACGAGTTTGCAACCACTGCGAGTTatcaagatttttctcaacttaAAGTCAACCttgaaattgatattcaaGGTGTAAGAcaatattgaaattgatattcaGGGTCAATCCACATCAAAATCCCGCCTGAGTCAACGTTTTAATTAAACATCAGTAATATAAGAATTGACTTCTCGGAAATCAAGTATTATTCCGCGATATTTTTATTGCGCCGCTGTCAAGCCTTTCATTCCGTAAAATCTTTTCCCTCAGTCGaagattcaaaatttgtattataaaTGGTAATGTATCTTTAGAAGCACAGAGATATTACGGAGTAAAAATCCTAATTAGAATTAGATAACGCTGATCGACAAGTCATCCAGCCGAAAATTCTATGATCAATATGAACATCTGAGATCTGACTGATCCAGCTCATTATAATGCTAAATATCGTTTGCATGAATGtctatttgtttgttttgagACACCAAGGTCATCGGTTGAATTCGATGGAAATGGCACTAGGAATTAATCGAGAATAGCATAATAAAAGCACCAATAAAAGCCGTCGGGTATGGCTCAAggcgtgttttgttttttttttttttcttctttcattgtatgtatataaaacatGTCCGTTTATTCGAAAAGCTATCACATCCAACGAtacataataaaattaataacatattTCGCACATACACGTTGAAAACAATTGTATATCTTAACTACGATGCAGGAAACAGCTCATCCCACGTGAAATGCTTGCATATGTTATTAGCAGCGTTCAAAAGATACTCGCTGAGCGACTTCTCGATGGCCGGTACAAGGGTCTGCTTTATACTGGCTTTTTCATCCTTCAGAACTTGGTTGGTTACTTTTCCGAGGGTCGGATCACCACCACCTATACCCTCCAGCTTCAGATCGTAGTCAGCGATGTTCAACTTTAGGTCCATTGACGGAAAATAGTAGCGCAGTTGACCATTCTTGTTGACCTTCTTGCCATGTAAGACTACGTGGGCAGTAACGGTGTcttggagagaaaaaacaaaaaaataaataacgttAACGTTCGATTATACCAATGAAAAATGGTATGAGTTTTTACTTGCATATCTCAGAATTGagagaaaattcaatatatattttacctCCGCTCAAAAACAAGGGACCTGTGCCCTTCAACGGTATCGACGCAATCTTTCCGTCGATTTCGTAGATTCCTCTCGCGATTAATTTCTTTATGTAAAGGTCAATGATGATGATATCCTCCTTGAGATTTACGACCAAATTCTggatttcaaaatcttttgCCCCTGATATCAGCAGGTCTTTGCCCTCGGCCTTGAAACTGAATTATTCAGTAACTGAGTTAATGATCGGTTCACACGCCACTGGCTACTTTACTTATTGTTATCATACCGATCGAGTGTTTTCTACAACAATACACAAATTATGGCTCACAATCAGAGTTTTATTAGCTCTTACCCAGGACCCAGGTTCAGATTCATGTGGGCCACTTTAAGGGGATCAATTGACGGCATTTCAAACTCCGGGATTCCTTTAGTCAATTGTGGCTTCAGAATATTAATGCTGTTTATCACGCATTGCTCTATCTTCGGATCGGTTCGCTTGCATGTGTGTATGTAGTCAGCTGTCGAAGAACattgaataattacaatatggaaaaaagaagcaaCTTCTCTACGTATGATTATAAAGGAGACttgataagatttttctttccgtaAATCCAAACAATGAATTTGCAGAAGcttttataatacatataatgccAATTAAGACGTTGACCGAAATAGTCGAAACGTTGTGGAAAGAATTGTGAAATGTTCGATTTTGTCTGCTCTTTCCGACGTTATTCTTTTTGCCTTTGCAAATGCATTGGAACAATCATccaattttaattacaatattttgtaAGATTTCGCGAATAGATGTCACAGGTTTAATGAAAATCTGCGAGAGATTCACGAACAATAACAGATACGTGTACGTATagtgttttcaaaaaaaagtttcagagATATTAAAGATTAGGTTTATCCGGACACTCAAAGAAAATGTtatacgtgaaaatttatatcatttcaaatataatCTCCGTTCAGGTTACaagttttgaagaaaaatacaggAGTCGCACTGATTCTCTATCAAAGTATTATACATTGATTGTAAATGCTCGTATGATAACGAAACCCTTGAAGCGCGTGATTTGGgtagtaaaaaattaacgatattAGTTTTAAATTTAGGCTGTTCGATCGGTAGCTGCACTTACGAATTGTTGCGTTCACTGATACAAATAACGCAAAAACTGCGATGAGCAGTGGTGACAGATTATTCTCCGACATGTTCACTATATAGTCGTGATGCCTCGCAATTTACGTTCGCTAtactatatataatatataatattatatacgagTCGTCTTCCGTTCACTACCGGCGGAATAATGTTACAATCTTCAAAACCGGGATCCTTTTATACCAGTTAGGTCGACTGATCGTTGGTcaaattcattcttttttgCTGTCACGAATCGAGGTAGAGGAAACGTGAGACTGGTAAGAAACTTTGAGAAGGCAAAACCCCACGTGTAACAAACTTCTTTTTGCTCCGTCCGTTCACATTTGTGGTTGTGTCTGCTTTGGAAACCCGTCATAATTCGTCGGCAGGTTTGCTAAAACTCGAATGAACGAACACCCACGAGATTCGGTTTTGAAACAAGTCAAACAAAGCTTCCGGTGATTAACTGAAACCTGTTACGTATACGATCGTCATTCGTCAGTCGTTAACAAACGATTGTTCGTTACTTGCCTGCTGTTATTTCTCAACGGCTGGTGCGGGGATTTTTCGAGGACGTATAATACAACAATGTTTTTCCCTCCTTTTTCGGTCACGCTCAAGAGAAGAGAAATTCATTTTCCCAATTGCCTGCATTAACCGCCTCTTATTATTCACGTCGCGATCCGGTCTTTGCATTCGATCGTGACAGGTTTATTATCTTGTAATAAACCCTACGttgtattataaaattttggcgatgCGTCACGACTTGCTTGTTTATTCGTTTAATCCACTTTTACCGCACAAATATTCAATCACAATTTACCCTGATCAACTGAACATAGATTGACTTACtagttttatttaatttttatgaaaccaaTTAACCAcgttttttcttgttcaaaataatatatagGAGAGACCGGATCACGATGGACCTCCTGAgacgttaattatttttattgctttCGATCACCAGGTAAAAGTTGTTTTGATCAgtctcaaaaaaattcatccttATTTCCCGCTCGAAAAatcttacaaattttttatttcattttttaaataactctGCATCCTATAATTCTACCGGTactgaataattcaataattatcTGTCGATAcgtatgacaaaaaaaaaaaaaaaaaaacatgttatATTCCGGAGAAAATGGGCATCATCTAAAATGTCATTTTTGAGAAAccttttaaacaaaaatttttagggGTCCGTCGTGCCCCGGTCACCTCTACACGTCGTACAACCGGTCCTTGAATTTGCCTGCatacttattaatttttttttctgttttgccaTGCATAGTACGAGTGacgttttattaattttcacatcGCTAATCGCAGTGGAATTTTATCATACTGCCAAAAGGTGGTGAGACACAAT belongs to Neodiprion lecontei isolate iyNeoLeco1 chromosome 5, iyNeoLeco1.1, whole genome shotgun sequence and includes:
- the LOC107228129 gene encoding putative beta-carotene-binding protein: MSENNLSPLLIAVFALFVSVNATIPDYIHTCKRTDPKIEQCVINSINILKPQLTKGIPEFEMPSIDPLKVAHMNLNLGPGFKAEGKDLLISGAKDFEIQNLVVNLKEDIIIIDLYIKKLIARGIYEIDGKIASIPLKGTGPLFLSGDTVTAHVVLHGKKVNKNGQLRYYFPSMDLKLNIADYDLKLEGIGGGDPTLGKVTNQVLKDEKASIKQTLVPAIEKSLSEYLLNAANNICKHFTWDELFPAS